Proteins co-encoded in one Egibacteraceae bacterium genomic window:
- the tyrS gene encoding tyrosine--tRNA ligase, which translates to MLTVAEQSKILLDGADRALPAGELERKLEQVAAGDRAPLRVKFGMDPTSPDIHIGHTVVLRKLRDFQRLGHTAVLIIGGFTARVGDPSGRSVTRPRLSADEVAHHAATYLDQARRVLLAERLEVVDNRDWLERLGMADVLGLTAQMTVARMLERADFAARHREGRPIAVSEFLYPLLQGHDSVAVRADVELGGTDQTFNLLVGRDLQSDAGQDPQVVLTMPLLEGTDGQAKMSKTAGNTIDVDDDAPDMFGKVMSIPDSLMVRYFRLVTDVHPDEVARIDAGLAGGDLHPGATKRRLAREIVTLYHGADAAAGAEARFDRQFRDRAVPDDAPEFDLGATDPWFLPSLLQAAGMASSGAEARRLVTQGAVRLDGAPLADPTAELAAADLTGAVLQAGKRRFARLVRS; encoded by the coding sequence ATGCTCACCGTTGCCGAACAGTCCAAGATCCTGCTCGACGGCGCCGACCGGGCGCTGCCGGCCGGCGAGCTGGAGCGCAAGCTCGAGCAGGTCGCGGCGGGGGATCGGGCCCCCCTGCGGGTCAAGTTCGGCATGGACCCCACCAGCCCCGACATCCACATCGGGCACACCGTCGTGCTGCGCAAGCTGCGCGACTTCCAGCGTCTCGGCCATACCGCGGTGCTCATCATCGGCGGCTTCACCGCGCGGGTGGGCGACCCGTCGGGGCGCTCGGTGACCCGTCCCCGGCTGTCGGCCGACGAGGTGGCCCACCACGCCGCGACGTACCTCGACCAGGCACGCCGGGTGCTGCTCGCCGAGCGACTGGAGGTGGTCGACAACCGTGACTGGCTCGAACGCCTCGGCATGGCCGACGTGCTCGGCCTGACCGCGCAGATGACGGTGGCCCGCATGCTGGAGCGCGCGGACTTCGCCGCCCGCCACCGTGAGGGGCGCCCGATCGCCGTCAGCGAGTTCCTGTACCCGCTGCTGCAGGGGCACGACTCGGTCGCCGTCCGTGCCGACGTGGAGCTCGGCGGGACCGACCAGACCTTCAACCTGCTGGTGGGCCGGGACCTGCAGTCCGACGCGGGCCAGGACCCCCAGGTGGTGCTCACGATGCCCCTGCTGGAGGGCACCGACGGGCAGGCGAAGATGTCGAAGACCGCCGGCAACACCATCGATGTCGATGACGACGCCCCGGACATGTTCGGAAAGGTCATGTCGATACCGGACAGCCTGATGGTGCGGTACTTCCGGCTGGTGACCGACGTGCACCCCGACGAGGTCGCGCGCATCGACGCCGGCCTGGCCGGCGGGGACCTGCACCCGGGCGCGACCAAGCGGCGCCTTGCCCGTGAGATCGTCACCCTCTACCACGGGGCCGACGCCGCAGCCGGGGCCGAGGCCCGCTTCGACCGCCAGTTCCGCGACCGCGCGGTGCCCGACGACGCGCCGGAGTTCGACCTCGGGGCGACCGACCCGTGGTTCCTGCCGAGCCTGCTGCAGGCCGCCGGCATGGCGAGCAGCGGGGCCGAGGCCCGTCGGCTCGTGACCCAGGGCGCGGTCCGCCTGGACGGCGCCCCGTTGGCCGATCCCACCGCCGAGCTGGCAGCCGCCGACCTCACCGGTGCCGTCCTGCAAGCCGGCAAGCGCCGCTTCGCCCGTCTCGTCCGGTCCTGA
- a CDS encoding DNA-3-methyladenine glycosylase — protein MTPLTRAFYARPAPAVAAELLGKLLVHSDEPGLLVARIVEVEAYTQEDAASHAFRGPTARNAPMFGAPGHAYVYFTYGMHWCLNVVTGTTGHGQGCLLRAAEPLEGQEVMRARRGGRADRELLRGPARLAQAYGLDGRWSGTDLSARPGHAPPALHLADDGARPDVATTARTGVAAAAEVAWRFVVPGSRWASPYKAHRRLA, from the coding sequence ATGACCCCGCTCACGCGAGCGTTCTACGCCCGGCCGGCTCCCGCGGTGGCGGCGGAGCTGCTCGGCAAGCTGCTCGTGCACTCGGACGAGCCCGGGCTGCTGGTGGCCCGTATCGTCGAGGTCGAGGCCTACACCCAGGAGGATGCCGCAAGCCATGCCTTCCGGGGCCCCACCGCCCGCAACGCCCCCATGTTCGGGGCCCCCGGTCACGCCTACGTGTACTTCACCTACGGGATGCACTGGTGCCTGAACGTCGTCACCGGTACCACCGGCCATGGCCAGGGGTGCCTGCTGCGCGCCGCCGAGCCGCTCGAGGGCCAGGAGGTCATGCGCGCCCGGCGAGGCGGCCGGGCCGACCGCGAGCTGCTGCGGGGGCCGGCGCGCCTCGCCCAGGCCTACGGCCTGGACGGCAGGTGGAGCGGCACCGACCTCAGCGCCCGCCCCGGGCACGCCCCGCCGGCCCTGCACCTCGCTGACGACGGCGCGCGACCGGACGTCGCCACGACGGCCCGCACCGGCGTCGCCGCCGCCGCCGAGGTGGCCTGGCGGTTCGTCGTCCCCGGGTCGCGCTGGGCCTCCCCGTACAAGGCGCATCGGCGGCTGGCATAG